From the Jeongeupia sp. HS-3 genome, the window CTTCGCCACGCTGGCGCACCTGCCGATCAATGCAGAATCTTCTGCGTCCCGTCATCGTCATCTGAAGTTTCATCGCCGTCGCTCACGGAATAACTGGATACAGTAGCCATACCTTGGTTGGAAAAGCCCAAACCCGTTGCAAGGCCGGTCAGGCTGATCGTCGTGCTTGTGGGCTTGCTGCCGCGCCAAACGGCATTGGTCGTGGTACAGGTCACTGCACCCTCGCACACCAATAATTCGTTATCCACCAGCCGCAACACGGCGGCATTACCGGTGGTGGCACCACTCGGGTTGCGCAGCGCCACGGCCTTGGCATGGGCAAAGCCCTGCTTCAAGGTACTGTCGACCTGCTGCACCCGCGCGCTCTGTCCCCAGCGCTGCGTGAACGGCACGCCGACGGCGAGCAGCAACGCGAGGATCGCGATGGTGATCATCAGCTCGATCAGCGTGAAGCCGCGGTGGATTACCACTTGCCCAACCCGCCACACGCGGCCACCGCAGCGGTCGGGGTGCGGGCGCCGGCGCTGTTCAGTGTCAGGGTGCAGCCGGTCATGCCACCCTTACCCGTCGCGGTCAGGGTGTAGTTGGCTCCTGCCGCGGAGAGGTAGGTGTAGTCGAAATCGTTGGTCTGCGCCGGCGTCCAGGTCGTCGCGACCGTCGTCGCAACGGCTGCCGTTGCCTTGGTCGGATAGGTCAGTGTTTTCTGGTAGATGTTTTCCACTGCCAGCGACAGGCTGGCAAGGTCAGCCCCGGCCGTTCTCGCCTTGCTCTTCTTCACGTAATTGCCGTACGCCGGCAGGGCAATGCTGGCGAGGATGCCGATGATCGCGATGGTGACCATCAGTTCGATCAGGGTGAAACCGGCTACGCCAT encodes:
- a CDS encoding Tfp pilus assembly protein FimT/FimU, giving the protein MWRVGQVVIHRGFTLIELMITIAILALLLAVGVPFTQRWGQSARVQQVDSTLKQGFAHAKAVALRNPSGATTGNAAVLRLVDNELLVCEGAVTCTTTNAVWRGSKPTSTTISLTGLATGLGFSNQGMATVSSYSVSDGDETSDDDDGTQKILH
- a CDS encoding type IV pilin protein, with translation MQTQQAVTPRGYGVAGFTLIELMVTIAIIGILASIALPAYGNYVKKSKARTAGADLASLSLAVENIYQKTLTYPTKATAAVATTVATTWTPAQTNDFDYTYLSAAGANYTLTATGKGGMTGCTLTLNSAGARTPTAAVAACGGLGKW